One Salvelinus namaycush isolate Seneca chromosome 29, SaNama_1.0, whole genome shotgun sequence genomic region harbors:
- the LOC120023893 gene encoding protein eva-1 homolog A-like translates to MNPVINATTGSTNMALISSALAAYNYIADHPERAALYFLCGVCLGLFFTLFALVVQISCRTDCQPRRRPGTITKKRPRPSDSSSDSRDSDSDTTSDLSARRHRRFERTLNMNVFTSVEELERAQRLEERERIIREIWMNGQPDIPGTRSLNRYY, encoded by the exons ATGAACCCTGTAATCAACGCTACGACGGGCAGCACCAACATGGCCCTCATCAGTAGCGCACTGGCAGCCTACAACTACATAGCAG ACCACCCAGAGCGTGCAGCTCTCTACTTCCTGTGTGGCGTGTGCCTGGGCCTCTTCTTTACCCTCTTTGCTCTGGTCGTCCAGATCTCATGCCGCACCGACTGCCAACCCCGCCGTCGCCCCGGCACCATCACCAAGAAGCGTCCGCGGCCCTCCGACTCCTCGTCCGACTCCAGAGACTCTGACTCGGACACCACGTCAGACCTGTCGGCCCGCCGCCACCGCCGTTTCGAGCGCACTCTCAACATGAATGTGTTCACATCAGTGGAGGAGCTGGAGCGTGCACAGcggctggaggagagggagaggatcaTACGAGAGATCTGGATGAACGGTCAGCCAGATATACCCGGGACACGCAGCCTCAACCGCTACTACTGA